DNA from Fusarium falciforme chromosome 7, complete sequence:
TCTAACCATAAGTGGTGCATTCGAGCGTGATTGTCACATCACAGCCCCAGGGAATGAATGGCATTCGGGGTCAAATTAGACTCCGCGTTGACCATTTCTATGCGATTGGCTTCTCGGAGACCACACCGAGTAGCGAATCAAGAACCAGCAGCGGTGGGAGGGTTGGACCGAGCTTTGTCATCGCTGTCCCAATGTTCCCCCGACACCAGCCGAGAGGTTGAGTGATGCCGTTATGTGCTCGGACCATAAATAGGTACGAGATAAGATAACAAGCGTTGCGAGAATAACTTATATGGCCTAGTTGACATATCTGCGCCCACACTTTCATCATTCTTCAACTCAATCGCAAAGCCCCTTTTACCATGACCAAGCCGAGCACCAAGGTTGCCATCTATGGAGCCACCGGCGAGTCTGGCGGGCTTATCATTAATGCCTTGCTTGAGTCGGAAGATGCCCAATTCGTAAGACTCCCGCTCTGTCACAGAACGATTGGTCATCCGCAGCGCTACGGGTGCTGTGATTGAGATGAATACCCAGCTAACGATGTCAAAAAGGATGTGACGGCCCTGGCTCGGGGGTCAGGCGACAAGCCAGGGTACCAGGCTCTGGCCAGCCGCGGAGTCAAGATTGCCACAACAGACCTCAATGACGCAGTGGGAGTGATTGCCAAGAGCCTCGAGTCCATTGACGTTGTCATTGCTGCAGTTCCTCCACACGTTATTGAAACCCAAATCCCTCTTGCCCGCGCTGCAAAGTTGGCTGGCGTGAAGCGATTTGTCCCTAGTTCTTTCGCCATGGCACTCGCACCTGGTGGTGTCGCAACTGTGCAAGATTCAGTAAGTGTTGCAGCTTACTGGGGTTTCGGACTTCTCCGCAAGTCATTGTTAGCAGTTGGACAGTGCACTGACATGTCCGATGCAATAGAGAGAAAAGGTCTTGGCTGAGATCAAGAGCCTGGACCTACCATACACAGTCATTGAGGTCGGCTGGTGGCATTTTGGCCTCATCCCTAAACTCCCCTCTGGTCGCACGGATTGGGCCATAGCCCTGCCCGATTTCATCGTCAACATGATTCCAGGTGACGGTAATATGAAGACCTGCCTGGTGGATAATCTAGACGTGGGACGACTTGTTGCCAAGATCATTGTCGACGACAGGG
Protein-coding regions in this window:
- a CDS encoding Semialdhyde-dh domain-containing protein, giving the protein MTKPSTKVAIYGATGESGGLIINALLESEDAQFDVTALARGSGDKPGYQALASRGVKIATTDLNDAVGVIAKSLESIDVVIAAVPPHVIETQIPLARAAKLAGVKRFVPSSFAMALAPGGVATVQDSREKVLAEIKSLDLPYTVIEVGWWHFGLIPKLPSGRTDWAIALPDFIVNMIPGDGNMKTCLVDNLDVGRLVAKIIVDDRALNQKVMANGDVLTFNEAFDLVEQLTGEKPERKYWSAEQLDATIEQLQAATQDGQVDYVTLVGRFWLEYYYSSFIDGDNSPEGVERLGFIWAKDLYPEFKPTSFKQFFQDILDKKRTLPYAGRS